The genomic segment CCATATAACCATTTGTTGATTAATAACGAAAGAATCTATTTATTACAAATTAATGTTGCAAAACTAAATTGTTGCTATACTAGTACTTCCCCACCTAACTCCCAACCGTCACCGCAATGATCCCTACAATAAAACAATAAATAGCGAACCAAATCAATTTACCTTTTTTAACAATATCAAGCATCCATCTGCAAGCTACTAGACCTGACAAAAAAGCAGCTATAAAACCAAATAGCAATGCACTTACGCTGATCGCAGGGTATAGGTCAGGGGATTGTATGTAATCTTTCATTTTTAAGAAAACAGCGCCAAAAATAGGGATCAGTACCATTAAAAAGGAAAATCGTGCAGCCTTTGGCCGCTTTACTCCCAATAACAATGACGTGGCAATTGTAGCCCCCGAACGGGAAATTCCAGGCAAGATGGCTACTGCCTGCGCGGCACCGATAATAATTGATTTGAGAAATGTGACATCCCCTTTTTGTTTAATTCTTAATCCCGTCAATGAAAGAAATAATGAAGTAATAATTAACATAAAACCAACCAAAACCGCATTACCTTCAAAGAAGGGTTCTAATTTTTTTTCAAAAAGAAGGCCAACTATACCGACAGGAATAATTGAAATAAGGATCTTTACGGCAAAAACGGTACCTTCATTCCATTCAAATAGAAATACATCCAAAATAATTCTAACGATGTCTTTCCTGAAAACAATAATGGTACTTAGTGCCGTAGCTGCATGTACGACCACTGAAAACAGCAAGTTATTTTTTACATTCAGATGCAACAATACAGCGCCAAGCTCAATATGGCCGCTGCTGCTGACTGGTAAAAACTCGGTAAGACCCTGAATAATACCCAGAATTATTGCGTCAATTATGCTCATAGAAGAAAAGCCCACCCTCTAACTCCCCTGAATCGGAGAAACGGGGAAGGGGAGAAACGGAGAAACGGGGAAGGCAAGTCACCGATTCACCGGTTCGCCCATTCACCATTTCGAGAAGGAATGAAGGGGGCTTTTAGGCATTTATTTTTTTTCCTTATACATTATAGCAAAAAATTCAATGATAAAACCTATCATGATCAGAATAGGCGCTACGGTTAAGGTCAGAGTATTAAAGCCAAATTCGGCTTTTTCAAACCCTATCAAATCTGCTATCCAGTTTGACAAAGCCATGGCGATATATCCTGCAAGAAGAAAAGCAATCCCGAGTATCATCAGGATATAATTTTTTTTGCCAAAGATCAGTTTATTTGTATCTTTTGTTTTTTGGGGTTTCATAATTAAAATGTATCGAAATTTAAA from the Cytophagales bacterium genome contains:
- a CDS encoding undecaprenyl-diphosphate phosphatase — its product is MSIIDAIILGIIQGLTEFLPVSSSGHIELGAVLLHLNVKNNLLFSVVVHAATALSTIIVFRKDIVRIILDVFLFEWNEGTVFAVKILISIIPVGIVGLLFEKKLEPFFEGNAVLVGFMLIITSLFLSLTGLRIKQKGDVTFLKSIIIGAAQAVAILPGISRSGATIATSLLLGVKRPKAARFSFLMVLIPIFGAVFLKMKDYIQSPDLYPAISVSALLFGFIAAFLSGLVACRWMLDIVKKGKLIWFAIYCFIVGIIAVTVGS
- a CDS encoding DUF3098 domain-containing protein — encoded protein: MKPQKTKDTNKLIFGKKNYILMILGIAFLLAGYIAMALSNWIADLIGFEKAEFGFNTLTLTVAPILIMIGFIIEFFAIMYKEKK